One stretch of Euphorbia lathyris chromosome 7, ddEupLath1.1, whole genome shotgun sequence DNA includes these proteins:
- the LOC136235907 gene encoding uncharacterized protein At1g76070, whose product MEKQTQAQAHKPKNNFMKFLSKPAPFSPSRDKRSDHNKRVKPHAAKGFSGQIVSLIPDEARRRSKNSSFETQEPTSPKISCMGQIKHKKKITTTTTTTNHKSNNSDTPKQLESRIASTPQPQAKKRPSAIKKLLSGGLKPDHGRRRSDASVYDKQPLTDRAPPLSQLKRFASGRDTLADFDWSSSQIITPFGSDQRNYYSNSDEEDDEEEEEEIIIPFSAPMIVGAGMSLQPRKEVNLWKRRTMDPPRPLQLKL is encoded by the coding sequence ATGGAGAAACAAACACAAGCACAAGCACACAAGCCCAAGAACAACTTCATGAAATTCCTCTCTAAACCAGCTCCTTTCAGTCCaagtagagataaaagatccgATCACAACAAGAGAGTTAAACCTCACGCCGCCAAAGGATTTTCCGGCCAAATTGTTTCTCTAATCCCCGATGAAGCTCGCCGTAGATCTAAGAACAGTAGCTTCGAGACACAGGAACCTACATCACCTAAGATTTCATGTATGGGCCAAATTAAGCACAAGAAGAagataacaacaacaacaacaacaacgaaTCACAAATCAAACAATTCCGATACTCCCAAACAGCTCGAATCGAGGATTGCTTCCACTCCACAACCACAGGCGAAGAAACGTCCATCCGCGATTAAGAAACTGTTAAGTGGCGGTTTAAAACCAGATCATGGAAGAAGAAGATCTGATGCTTCTGTTTATGATAAACAGCCACTTACTGATAGAGCGCCTCCGTTGAGTCAATTGAAACGGTTTGCTAGTGGTCGTGATACATTGGCGGATTTTGATTGGTCGTCGTCTCAGATTATTACACcgtttggatcggatcaacggAATTACTATTCCAATTCCGAtgaggaagatgatgaagaggaagaagaagagattatTATTCCTTTCTCGGCGCCTATGATAGTCGGAGCGGGAATGTCATTGCAGCCAAGGAAAGAAGTTAATCTATGGAAGAGAAGAACCATGGATCCACCTAGACCTCTTCAATTGAAATTATAG